A stretch of the Teredinibacter haidensis genome encodes the following:
- the carB gene encoding carbamoyl-phosphate synthase large subunit — protein MPKRTDIQSILIIGAGPIVIGQACEFDYSGAQACKALREEGYRVILVNSNPATIMTDPSMADATYIEPITWETVAKIIEKERPDAVLPTMGGQTALNCALELHAHGVLDQYGVELIGAKQDAIDKAEDRDRFDKAMKKIGLECARAKIVHTIKEANEVPKEFGFPVIIRPSFTMGGSGGGIAYNWEEFEEICTRGLDLSPTNELLIDESLLGWKEYEMEVVRDKNDNCIIICSIENFDPMGVHTGDSITVAPAQTLTDKEYQIMRNASIAVLREIGVETGGSNVQFAVNPDDGRLVVIEMNPRVSRSSALASKATGFPIAKVAAKLAVGYTLDELQNDITGGATPASFEPSIDYVVTKIPRFTFEKFGDADARLTTQMKSVGEVMAIGRTFQESVQKALRGLEVGSAGFEAKVDLSADDAVASIRRDLATPGAERIWFVGDAFRAGMSIDEVFEQSKIDRWFLAQIKDIIDTELALASKPLSEIDAATMFALKRKGFSDNRLGALLAVSEKTVRDHRHKLGIHPSYKRVDTCAAEFSTSTAYMYSTYEEECEAEPSNREKIIVLGGGPNRIGQGIEFDYCCVHAALAARDDGYETIMVNCNPETVSTDYDTSDRLYFEPVTLEDVLEIVHKEKPKGVIVQFGGQTPLKIANDLAAEGVPIIGTSPEAIDRAEDRERFQQMIQRLGLLQPDNAIARSTEEALAVAGSVGYPLVVRPSYVLGGRAMEIVYTKNELSTYMKEAVQASNDAPVLLDHFLNNAIEVDIDAVSDGETVVIGAIMQHIEQCGVHSGDSACSLPPYSLPDDVQDEMREQVRKMARELGVIGLMNAQLAYQDGKIYVIEVNPRGSRTVPFVSKCIGTSLAKVAALCQIGKSLAEQGFTKEIIPDYYSVKEAVFPFNKFPAVDPILGPEMKSTGEVMGVGDTFAEAFAKAQLGSGSAIPSSGKAFISVRDFDKEGAIVVAKELADMGFDLVATQGTAKALKQAGLNVQTVNKVNEGRPHIVDMIKNRDIHLIVNTTEGKKAIKDSASIRRSAENNHVYYTTTLAAANAICMAMRFGKQQDVRRLQDLHKRISV, from the coding sequence ATGCCAAAACGTACAGATATACAAAGCATCCTGATTATTGGTGCCGGCCCCATTGTGATTGGCCAGGCCTGTGAGTTCGACTACTCTGGAGCCCAGGCCTGTAAAGCCCTGCGAGAAGAGGGGTACCGGGTTATTCTGGTGAATTCTAATCCGGCCACGATTATGACCGATCCATCCATGGCCGATGCCACGTATATCGAGCCCATCACCTGGGAAACCGTTGCCAAAATTATCGAAAAAGAGCGTCCGGATGCTGTGCTGCCCACTATGGGCGGGCAGACGGCACTGAACTGTGCGTTAGAGTTACACGCGCACGGCGTGCTGGATCAATACGGTGTTGAGCTGATCGGCGCAAAGCAGGATGCCATTGATAAAGCGGAAGATCGTGATCGCTTCGATAAGGCGATGAAAAAAATTGGCCTGGAATGTGCGCGAGCCAAAATCGTTCACACGATCAAAGAAGCCAACGAAGTGCCGAAAGAATTCGGCTTCCCGGTTATTATTCGTCCCTCCTTTACGATGGGTGGCTCCGGAGGGGGTATTGCTTACAACTGGGAAGAGTTTGAAGAAATCTGTACCCGTGGTTTAGATCTGTCGCCAACCAACGAATTGTTAATCGATGAATCCCTGCTCGGTTGGAAAGAGTACGAGATGGAGGTGGTTCGCGATAAGAACGATAACTGCATCATTATCTGCTCTATCGAAAACTTTGACCCTATGGGTGTGCATACTGGTGACTCTATCACCGTTGCTCCTGCGCAAACGCTCACCGATAAGGAATACCAGATAATGCGCAATGCTTCTATTGCGGTGTTGCGTGAAATCGGTGTTGAAACTGGTGGTTCGAATGTACAGTTTGCTGTGAACCCGGACGATGGCAGATTGGTGGTGATTGAGATGAATCCCCGTGTCTCCCGCTCGTCGGCGTTGGCTTCCAAAGCAACGGGTTTTCCTATTGCCAAAGTGGCTGCCAAGCTCGCAGTGGGTTACACCCTGGATGAGTTGCAAAATGACATTACCGGTGGCGCAACACCGGCCTCGTTTGAGCCCTCTATCGACTACGTGGTGACAAAAATTCCACGTTTTACTTTCGAGAAATTCGGCGATGCTGATGCGCGCCTGACCACCCAAATGAAATCAGTGGGTGAAGTGATGGCGATTGGCCGCACCTTCCAGGAATCTGTTCAGAAAGCCCTGCGTGGTTTGGAAGTTGGTTCTGCTGGTTTCGAGGCCAAGGTGGATCTTTCTGCGGATGATGCTGTTGCTTCCATTCGCCGGGATCTCGCTACACCAGGTGCCGAGCGTATCTGGTTTGTGGGCGACGCCTTCCGTGCCGGTATGAGCATTGATGAGGTGTTCGAACAGTCGAAAATCGACCGTTGGTTCCTGGCGCAGATCAAAGATATTATTGATACTGAATTGGCACTGGCTTCAAAGCCTCTCTCGGAAATTGATGCCGCCACCATGTTTGCATTGAAACGCAAGGGGTTCTCTGATAATCGTCTGGGCGCGCTATTAGCGGTATCCGAAAAGACCGTGAGGGATCACCGCCATAAGCTCGGCATACACCCGTCTTACAAGCGCGTTGATACCTGTGCAGCCGAGTTTTCTACCTCGACAGCTTATATGTACTCCACCTACGAAGAAGAGTGTGAGGCAGAACCATCTAACCGTGAAAAAATCATCGTTTTAGGTGGTGGCCCGAATCGTATTGGTCAGGGCATTGAATTTGATTACTGTTGTGTGCATGCTGCGCTTGCAGCGCGTGATGATGGTTATGAGACCATTATGGTCAACTGTAACCCGGAAACTGTTTCCACCGATTATGACACCTCAGATCGACTTTATTTCGAGCCGGTAACGCTGGAAGATGTACTGGAAATTGTACACAAAGAAAAGCCAAAAGGTGTGATTGTTCAGTTCGGGGGGCAAACTCCACTGAAGATAGCCAATGATCTGGCTGCAGAAGGTGTCCCTATTATTGGTACCAGTCCAGAAGCGATTGATCGCGCGGAAGACCGTGAGCGCTTCCAGCAAATGATCCAGCGTTTAGGCTTGTTACAACCCGATAATGCCATCGCGCGATCCACCGAAGAAGCCTTGGCGGTTGCGGGTTCTGTCGGTTACCCACTGGTGGTTCGGCCATCCTATGTATTGGGTGGGCGGGCAATGGAAATCGTGTACACCAAAAACGAACTCAGTACTTATATGAAAGAGGCCGTACAGGCCTCCAACGATGCGCCGGTATTGCTGGATCATTTCCTTAACAATGCAATTGAAGTGGATATTGATGCGGTGTCCGATGGTGAAACAGTCGTGATTGGCGCCATCATGCAACATATTGAGCAGTGTGGTGTCCACTCCGGTGACTCGGCGTGTTCGTTGCCACCTTACTCCCTGCCTGACGATGTTCAGGACGAGATGCGCGAGCAGGTTCGCAAAATGGCGAGGGAGCTGGGCGTAATTGGCCTGATGAACGCTCAGTTGGCCTATCAGGATGGTAAAATATACGTTATCGAAGTTAACCCTCGCGGCTCGCGTACCGTGCCATTTGTGTCCAAATGCATAGGTACTTCACTGGCCAAAGTGGCAGCTTTATGTCAGATCGGTAAGTCGCTGGCAGAGCAGGGTTTTACCAAAGAAATTATTCCCGATTACTATAGTGTCAAAGAAGCGGTATTCCCGTTCAATAAGTTCCCAGCTGTGGATCCGATTCTTGGTCCGGAAATGAAATCGACGGGTGAGGTGATGGGCGTTGGTGATACTTTTGCCGAAGCCTTTGCAAAAGCGCAGCTCGGCAGTGGCTCAGCCATTCCGTCTAGCGGGAAAGCCTTTATCAGCGTGCGTGATTTCGATAAAGAAGGCGCAATCGTTGTGGCGAAAGAGCTGGCCGATATGGGGTTTGATTTGGTTGCGACACAAGGTACAGCCAAAGCGCTTAAGCAGGCTGGCTTGAACGTTCAAACGGTCAACAAGGTAAATGAAGGTCGCCCACATATTGTGGACATGATCAAAAACCGTGATATTCATTTAATTGTTAATACAACGGAAGGTAAGAAAGCTATTAAAGATTCAGCATCTATCCGTCGTAGCGCAGAAAATAACCATGTGTATTACACCACCACTCTTGCAGCAGCTAATGCCATTTGTATGGCTATGCGTTTCGGTAAGCAGCAGGATGTTCGTCGACTGCAGGATTTGCACAAGCGAATCAGTGTTTAG
- the carA gene encoding glutamine-hydrolyzing carbamoyl-phosphate synthase small subunit: MQATETQDLEQLIGTGRRPAILVLEDGSVFTGVSIGAEGQSVGEVVFNTAITGYQEILTDPSYARQIVTLTYPHIGNTGTNSEDEECGDIWAAGLVIRDLPLLSSNFRNEQPLDEYLKSKNIVGIANIDTRRLTRILRDKGAQNGCVMAGDINEETALNAAKTFAGLQGMDLAKEVTTKETVSWEAGSWALGEGFSALPEGKRFKVVAYDFGAKRNILRMLVDRGCELTVVPAQTPADVVLAMNPDGVFLSNGPGDPEPCDYAIEAIKTLLDKNMPLFGICLGHQLLALASGAKTVKMKFGHHGGNHPVQDLKTGQVMITSQNHGFAADESSLPGCLEATHKSLFDGSLQGIHRTDKPAFSFQGHPEASPGPHDAAELFDHFIELMEASRA; the protein is encoded by the coding sequence GTGCAAGCGACAGAAACTCAGGACTTGGAACAGCTGATTGGCACTGGCCGCCGGCCAGCAATATTGGTGCTGGAGGATGGCAGTGTGTTTACCGGTGTTTCCATTGGTGCCGAAGGGCAGTCGGTGGGTGAAGTGGTTTTTAACACGGCGATCACCGGGTATCAGGAAATATTGACTGACCCATCCTATGCGCGCCAGATTGTAACCCTTACTTATCCCCATATTGGTAATACCGGCACCAACAGCGAAGATGAGGAGTGTGGCGATATTTGGGCCGCAGGCCTCGTCATTCGCGATTTACCTCTTCTCTCCAGTAATTTCCGCAACGAGCAACCGCTAGACGAATACTTGAAAAGTAAAAATATTGTCGGTATTGCCAATATTGATACTCGCCGATTGACCCGTATTCTACGTGATAAGGGCGCCCAAAATGGCTGCGTTATGGCCGGCGACATTAATGAAGAGACGGCACTGAATGCGGCAAAAACTTTTGCCGGCTTGCAGGGGATGGATCTCGCGAAAGAGGTAACTACTAAGGAAACCGTCAGTTGGGAGGCTGGGAGTTGGGCGTTGGGTGAAGGTTTTTCGGCTTTGCCTGAGGGTAAGCGCTTCAAGGTTGTCGCTTATGATTTCGGAGCCAAACGTAATATTCTGCGCATGCTGGTTGATCGTGGCTGTGAGTTAACGGTGGTCCCGGCGCAAACTCCTGCAGACGTTGTTCTGGCGATGAACCCGGACGGCGTCTTTTTGTCGAATGGCCCCGGTGATCCCGAGCCTTGCGATTATGCTATCGAAGCCATTAAGACTCTGCTCGATAAAAATATGCCGCTGTTCGGTATCTGTCTTGGCCACCAATTGCTGGCGCTGGCTAGTGGCGCGAAAACGGTAAAAATGAAGTTCGGCCATCACGGTGGTAACCATCCGGTGCAAGACCTGAAAACAGGCCAGGTGATGATTACCAGCCAAAACCACGGTTTTGCGGCGGATGAGTCATCGTTACCGGGGTGCCTGGAGGCAACTCATAAATCGCTGTTTGATGGTTCCCTGCAGGGTATTCATCGTACGGATAAGCCCGCATTCAGTTTTCAGGGGCACCCGGAAGCGAGCCCGGGCCCACATGATGCTGCGGAATTGTTCGACCATTTTATTGAGCTGATGGAAGCATCGCGAGCCTAG
- the dapB gene encoding 4-hydroxy-tetrahydrodipicolinate reductase: MPIKIAVNGAGGRMGKILIEAVSAADGAELAVAIERPDSSLIGSDAGELAGIGKIGVTVVGDIKQVVDQFDVLIDFTVPMSTVNNAQVCGAAGKAMVVGTTGFSPEQKAAFDSAVSNISICMASNFSTGVNLCFKLLDMAARVLGDDVDIEIYEAHHRHKVDAPSGTALSMGEVVADALGRDLSKVAVYGREGQTGARERDTIGFATVRGGDVVGDHTVSFMADGERVEITHKASSRMSFARGAARAAVWLTGQNAGRYDMQDVLGLK; this comes from the coding sequence ATGCCGATAAAAATTGCTGTCAATGGTGCCGGTGGGCGCATGGGTAAAATACTGATCGAAGCTGTTTCAGCTGCAGATGGGGCTGAGTTGGCGGTGGCTATTGAGCGGCCAGATAGTTCTCTTATTGGTTCTGATGCTGGTGAGTTGGCTGGTATTGGTAAAATTGGGGTAACTGTTGTTGGTGATATTAAGCAGGTCGTCGATCAGTTCGATGTGCTTATAGATTTTACTGTGCCTATGTCTACTGTGAATAATGCACAAGTATGTGGTGCTGCGGGCAAGGCGATGGTAGTGGGTACAACGGGTTTTTCGCCAGAGCAGAAAGCAGCTTTCGATTCCGCTGTATCCAATATTAGTATTTGTATGGCATCGAACTTCAGCACTGGCGTTAACTTGTGCTTCAAACTTTTGGATATGGCCGCGCGGGTACTGGGTGACGATGTGGATATTGAGATCTACGAAGCGCATCACCGTCACAAGGTCGATGCCCCCTCGGGCACTGCATTGAGTATGGGTGAGGTTGTGGCCGATGCGCTTGGTCGCGATTTATCAAAAGTCGCGGTTTACGGCAGGGAAGGTCAAACCGGTGCTCGCGAGAGGGATACCATTGGTTTTGCGACTGTTCGCGGTGGTGACGTGGTGGGAGACCACACGGTTTCGTTTATGGCCGATGGTGAGCGGGTGGAAATTACGCACAAAGCCTCCAGCCGTATGTCCTTCGCTCGGGGTGCGGCAAGAGCCGCTGTTTGGCTTACCGGCCAGAATGCCGGGCGTTACGATATGCAGGATGTGCTAGGTTTGAAGTAG
- the dnaJ gene encoding molecular chaperone DnaJ, with amino-acid sequence MSKRDYYEVLGVSKDVTPQELKKAYRKVAMKHHPDRNEGDKDSEEMFKEASEAYEVLSDAQKRSAYDQFGHAGVDGQSGMGGGGEGHGNFSDIFGDVFGDIFGGAGGRGGRGGPSRGADLRYTLDLSLEDAVRGTTVKIKVPTLVSCKICSGNGCKPGSSPTTCNTCGGHGQVRMQQGFFSVQQTCPTCRGKGQSISDPCTSCHGRGRVEETKTLSVKVPPGVDTGDRIRLGGEGEAGADGGPSGDLYVQVSVKDHEFFQRDGKNLYSEVPISIFDACLGGEIEVPTLDGRVKLKVPAETQTGKLFRLRGKGVTPVRGGSAGDLLCRVILETPVNMTSRQKELLQELKESFHGKKHSPKQHTWFDGMKSFFGDMKM; translated from the coding sequence ATGTCCAAGCGCGATTACTATGAGGTTCTGGGTGTCTCGAAAGACGTTACGCCGCAGGAGCTAAAAAAAGCATACCGTAAGGTGGCTATGAAGCACCACCCAGACCGCAATGAGGGTGATAAAGACTCAGAGGAAATGTTTAAAGAGGCTTCCGAAGCTTACGAAGTACTTTCCGATGCGCAAAAGCGTTCAGCCTATGACCAGTTTGGTCACGCCGGTGTTGATGGTCAGTCCGGTATGGGTGGCGGTGGTGAGGGACATGGTAATTTCTCCGATATTTTTGGTGATGTTTTTGGTGATATTTTTGGTGGAGCGGGCGGTCGCGGCGGTCGTGGCGGCCCTTCCCGTGGCGCAGATTTGCGTTACACCCTCGATCTATCCTTGGAAGATGCGGTTCGTGGCACTACCGTAAAAATCAAAGTCCCTACATTGGTTAGCTGCAAAATTTGTAGCGGTAACGGTTGTAAGCCGGGTTCCAGCCCAACAACCTGTAATACCTGTGGCGGACACGGACAGGTGCGTATGCAGCAGGGTTTTTTCTCTGTTCAGCAGACCTGCCCAACTTGTCGTGGTAAAGGCCAGTCCATCTCTGACCCCTGCACCAGCTGTCATGGTCGTGGTCGTGTAGAGGAAACCAAAACTCTGTCGGTAAAAGTTCCTCCCGGTGTCGATACTGGCGATCGTATCCGCTTGGGCGGTGAAGGCGAGGCGGGTGCCGATGGCGGGCCTTCGGGCGATTTGTACGTACAGGTATCGGTTAAAGATCACGAGTTTTTCCAGCGAGATGGGAAAAATCTCTACAGCGAAGTGCCCATCAGTATTTTTGATGCTTGTCTCGGTGGTGAGATTGAGGTGCCTACCCTCGATGGCCGTGTAAAGCTCAAAGTGCCAGCCGAAACACAAACAGGCAAGCTTTTCCGATTGAGAGGTAAGGGTGTTACGCCGGTTCGAGGTGGTTCAGCTGGCGATTTACTTTGCAGAGTAATTCTGGAAACGCCGGTCAATATGACCAGCCGTCAAAAAGAATTGTTGCAGGAGTTGAAAGAATCGTTTCACGGAAAAAAGCATTCACCGAAACAGCATACCTGGTTTGATGGTATGAAGAGTTTCTTTGGTGACATGAAGATGTAG
- the dnaK gene encoding molecular chaperone DnaK, which translates to MGKIIGIDLGTTNSCVSVLEGGKARVIENSEGDRTTPSIVAFTDDKEVLVGQSAKRQAVTNPQNTLFAVKRLIGRKFKDDVVQKDIKMVPYTIVAADNGDAWVEVKGEKKAPPQISAEVLKKMKKTAEDYLGEAVTEAVITVPAYFNDSQRQATKDAGRIAGLEVKRIINEPTAAALAYGMDKAKGDRTIAVYDLGGGTFDISVIEIADVDGEHQFEVLSTNGDTFLGGEDFDLRLIEYLASEFKSINGIDLHSDPLALQRLKEAAEKAKIELSSSQQTEVNLPYITADSTGPKHLVVKLSRAKLESLVEELVLRSLEPVKMAIKDADLSVSEIDDVILVGGQTRMPMVQQKVTEFFGKEPRKDVNPDEAVAMGAAIQAAVLSGDVKDVLLLDVTPLTLGIETMGGVATGLIEKNTTIPTKKSQVFSTADDSQTAVTIHVVQGERKQAAQNKSLGRFDLADIPPAPRGVPQIEVTFDIDANGILNVSAKDKATGKEQSIIIKASSGLNDEEIEKMVLDAEANAEADRKFEELVSARNTLEGLIHATKKTLEEAGDKATSDEKSAIEAAITDAEEAAKGEDKEAMEAATKKLTDASGSLAQKLYAEQAAQAGPEGADASQEQPAEEGVVDAEFEEVKDDNK; encoded by the coding sequence ATGGGCAAAATTATTGGTATTGACCTGGGCACAACCAATTCCTGTGTATCAGTATTGGAAGGTGGTAAAGCCCGAGTTATTGAAAACTCTGAAGGTGATCGTACAACGCCTTCTATTGTTGCATTCACCGACGACAAAGAAGTTCTGGTTGGCCAGAGCGCAAAGCGTCAGGCGGTAACGAACCCACAGAACACCCTGTTTGCGGTTAAGCGTTTGATCGGCCGTAAATTTAAGGACGATGTGGTTCAAAAAGATATCAAAATGGTGCCATACACCATTGTGGCTGCCGATAATGGCGATGCCTGGGTAGAAGTGAAGGGCGAAAAGAAAGCTCCGCCCCAGATCTCTGCTGAAGTACTGAAGAAAATGAAGAAAACCGCTGAGGATTATCTTGGCGAAGCTGTGACGGAGGCGGTTATTACGGTTCCAGCGTACTTTAACGATTCTCAGCGTCAGGCGACCAAAGACGCTGGTAGAATTGCTGGTTTGGAAGTAAAGCGTATCATCAACGAGCCAACAGCCGCGGCGCTGGCGTACGGTATGGACAAAGCCAAGGGCGATCGCACCATTGCGGTGTACGACTTGGGTGGTGGTACTTTCGATATCTCTGTTATTGAAATTGCCGATGTCGATGGCGAGCATCAGTTCGAAGTATTGTCTACCAACGGTGACACTTTCCTCGGTGGCGAAGATTTCGATTTGCGCTTGATCGAGTATTTGGCCTCTGAGTTTAAATCTATTAATGGTATTGATCTGCACAGCGATCCTCTTGCGCTTCAACGTTTGAAAGAAGCTGCTGAAAAAGCCAAGATCGAGCTGTCTTCCAGTCAGCAGACTGAAGTCAATCTGCCCTATATTACGGCTGATTCCACGGGACCTAAGCACCTAGTTGTTAAGTTGTCTCGCGCTAAGCTGGAATCACTGGTTGAAGAGCTGGTTCTTCGTTCGTTAGAGCCGGTAAAAATGGCTATTAAAGATGCCGATTTGTCGGTAAGCGAAATTGATGACGTTATTCTGGTGGGCGGCCAAACTCGCATGCCTATGGTGCAGCAGAAAGTTACAGAGTTCTTCGGTAAAGAGCCGCGCAAAGATGTGAACCCGGACGAAGCTGTGGCTATGGGGGCGGCTATTCAGGCTGCAGTTCTTTCCGGTGACGTTAAAGACGTATTGCTGCTGGATGTAACACCCTTAACCCTGGGGATTGAAACCATGGGTGGTGTGGCTACTGGTTTGATTGAGAAAAACACAACAATCCCAACCAAAAAGTCTCAGGTGTTCTCAACGGCTGACGACAGTCAAACGGCTGTAACTATTCATGTGGTACAGGGTGAGCGCAAGCAGGCTGCACAGAATAAATCTCTGGGTCGGTTCGATCTGGCTGATATTCCTCCAGCACCGCGTGGCGTGCCTCAAATCGAAGTGACCTTTGATATTGATGCCAACGGTATTCTGAATGTGTCGGCAAAAGATAAGGCAACCGGTAAAGAGCAATCCATTATCATTAAAGCGTCTTCTGGTTTGAACGATGAAGAAATCGAAAAAATGGTACTGGATGCCGAAGCCAATGCAGAGGCAGACCGTAAGTTTGAGGAGCTGGTAAGTGCTCGCAATACTTTGGAGGGACTGATCCATGCCACTAAGAAGACGCTTGAAGAAGCGGGCGATAAGGCGACGTCTGATGAAAAATCGGCCATTGAAGCTGCCATCACTGATGCGGAGGAAGCCGCTAAAGGTGAAGATAAAGAAGCTATGGAGGCGGCTACGAAGAAACTGACTGACGCTTCTGGCTCTCTCGCTCAAAAGCTTTATGCCGAGCAAGCCGCTCAGGCCGGCCCTGAGGGTGCTGATGCCAGCCAGGAGCAACCCGCAGAAGAAGGTGTTGTTGATGCCGAGTTTGAGGAAGTGAAAGACGACAACAAGTAA
- the grpE gene encoding nucleotide exchange factor GrpE yields MSNSDQPQNDPKENLTEEQLNQEPEKVEESADETSTEEGFDDSASQLEQLQAELTEAKEQALRVAAELQNVRRRAELDVEKAHKFGLEKFVSDMLPVADNLMRAVEASVAEGAELASVTEGVELTLKSLTDALQRHKVEQVNPEGEPFNPELHQAMTAVPQPDVEPNTVINVYQVGYTLNGRLVRPAMVVVSKAE; encoded by the coding sequence GTGAGTAATTCAGATCAACCGCAAAACGACCCTAAAGAAAATTTGACTGAAGAGCAGCTTAATCAGGAACCTGAGAAGGTGGAAGAGTCTGCTGACGAGACCTCTACCGAGGAGGGTTTTGACGATTCGGCATCACAGCTGGAGCAGCTTCAAGCCGAGTTAACCGAGGCTAAAGAACAGGCTTTGCGCGTAGCCGCAGAGTTGCAGAACGTGCGTCGCCGCGCCGAGCTAGATGTTGAAAAAGCTCACAAGTTTGGCCTGGAAAAGTTCGTTAGCGATATGCTGCCGGTAGCCGATAATCTGATGAGGGCGGTCGAAGCTTCGGTAGCCGAAGGCGCTGAGTTGGCGTCTGTAACGGAAGGTGTTGAATTGACACTAAAAAGCCTGACGGATGCATTGCAGCGTCACAAGGTAGAGCAGGTGAACCCTGAGGGCGAACCCTTCAATCCCGAGTTGCATCAGGCTATGACGGCGGTTCCTCAGCCGGATGTGGAGCCGAACACGGTAATCAATGTCTATCAGGTGGGTTACACCCTTAATGGGCGCCTTGTTCGCCCTGCAATGGTCGTGGTATCTAAGGCCGAGTAA
- the recN gene encoding DNA repair protein RecN, giving the protein MLTHLHITDFTLVDQLDLELDKGLTTITGETGAGKSIMLDALGLAMGDRTDADKIRPGCKKADIHASFDISALDYAQKWLAEHELADGDDCILRRVITAEGRSRAFINGQTVTLNQLRSLGEMLINIHSQHEHQSLLDSKTHQRLLDAFGGLRPLAKQVKDTYRNWHAANSQLEGIKNQNEDLNARFQLLHYQVEELDQLSLEPGELEQLEREQRRLANAETINGNCSHVLSLCSDDEGLQDRLNHGLQLLVALQEKPEALQEAEGLLHNALIHIQEAQSELDRYLNSQEQDESRLTEVEQRLSTIYEIARKHRIAPDKLAQLHQNLSAELGKLQSGDDQVGELEQQLQETLKIYQQLSAELSQQRQFASARLTKAVNDRLAQLAMNNAKLSIALHTNDTPTSSGNESAELLISTNPGQAAKPLVKIASGGELSRVSLAIQVVTAQTSTTPTLVFDEVDVGIGGTTGDEVGKLLRELGSNAQVLCVTHLAQVASKGRQHLLVSKASNPKTGTLSSVKSLTKQEKVAEIARMMGGDIDSKRSLAHAKEMLSTA; this is encoded by the coding sequence GTGCTAACCCATCTGCATATCACCGATTTCACGCTGGTAGATCAATTGGATTTGGAGCTAGACAAAGGCCTCACCACCATTACCGGCGAAACCGGTGCGGGCAAATCCATTATGCTTGATGCTCTTGGTTTGGCTATGGGCGACAGAACCGACGCGGACAAGATCCGGCCCGGCTGTAAAAAGGCCGATATTCACGCCAGCTTCGATATCTCAGCCCTCGACTATGCACAAAAGTGGCTGGCAGAGCACGAGCTGGCCGATGGCGACGACTGTATTCTGCGCCGGGTAATAACGGCAGAAGGCCGCTCCCGCGCATTTATTAACGGCCAAACCGTTACCCTTAATCAACTGCGCTCCCTTGGGGAAATGCTGATCAACATACACAGCCAGCACGAGCACCAATCGCTACTCGACAGCAAGACCCATCAGCGATTGCTCGACGCCTTTGGCGGTTTACGACCACTCGCTAAGCAAGTAAAAGATACCTACCGGAACTGGCACGCGGCCAACAGCCAGCTAGAAGGCATCAAAAACCAAAACGAAGACCTTAACGCTCGCTTTCAGCTCTTGCATTACCAGGTGGAAGAGCTCGATCAGCTCTCCCTAGAGCCCGGGGAGCTAGAACAGCTGGAGCGGGAACAGCGAAGACTGGCCAACGCCGAAACCATTAATGGCAACTGCAGCCATGTGCTCAGTCTCTGCTCCGACGATGAAGGCCTGCAGGACAGACTCAATCATGGCTTACAGTTATTGGTAGCGCTGCAGGAAAAACCCGAAGCACTACAGGAAGCCGAAGGCTTGCTGCACAACGCGCTTATTCATATACAAGAGGCACAGTCGGAGCTGGATCGCTACCTCAACAGCCAGGAACAGGACGAATCCCGCCTGACCGAGGTAGAGCAGCGCCTGAGTACCATCTACGAAATCGCCCGCAAACATCGCATTGCGCCAGATAAATTGGCGCAGCTTCACCAGAACCTATCGGCGGAACTGGGCAAATTGCAAAGTGGCGATGACCAAGTCGGAGAACTGGAACAACAACTACAGGAAACCCTGAAAATCTACCAGCAGCTTTCTGCTGAACTATCACAGCAGCGCCAGTTTGCCAGCGCTCGCCTGACCAAGGCCGTAAACGACAGGCTGGCACAGCTGGCCATGAACAATGCAAAACTGAGCATTGCCTTGCACACCAACGATACGCCCACATCCTCCGGCAACGAATCTGCAGAATTACTGATAAGCACCAACCCCGGTCAAGCAGCAAAACCCCTCGTCAAAATTGCCTCTGGAGGCGAACTTTCACGGGTGAGCTTGGCTATCCAAGTCGTCACAGCACAAACGTCCACCACCCCCACACTGGTTTTCGACGAAGTGGATGTCGGCATTGGAGGCACCACCGGGGATGAAGTGGGCAAACTATTGCGAGAGCTAGGCAGCAACGCCCAGGTACTCTGTGTGACCCATTTAGCTCAGGTGGCCAGCAAGGGACGCCAGCACCTGCTGGTAAGTAAAGCAAGTAACCCTAAGACAGGAACCCTTTCTTCAGTTAAATCCTTAACGAAGCAGGAAAAAGTGGCTGAAATTGCGCGAATGATGGGAGGAGATATAGATTCAAAACGATCACTCGCCCATGCGAAGGAAATGTTAAGTACCGCCTGA